The following proteins are encoded in a genomic region of Galbibacter sp. BG1:
- a CDS encoding 6-pyruvoyl trahydropterin synthase family protein has product MSKIRITKQFNFETGHALYGYDGKCRNVHGHSYKLSVTVIGEPIKDTSHVKLGMVIDFGDLKKIVKQDIVDVFDHATVFNKNTPHVELAKELSSRGHNVILVDYQPTSENMVIDFAEKIKKRLPEHISLHSLKLQETETSFAEWYAVDNN; this is encoded by the coding sequence ATGAGCAAGATACGCATCACCAAACAATTTAATTTTGAAACTGGCCACGCGTTGTACGGGTACGATGGAAAATGCAGGAATGTGCACGGCCATAGCTACAAGCTGTCGGTAACGGTAATTGGTGAGCCCATTAAGGACACTTCCCACGTAAAATTGGGAATGGTAATAGATTTTGGCGATCTCAAAAAAATAGTGAAGCAGGATATTGTAGATGTGTTCGACCATGCGACGGTTTTTAACAAAAACACACCTCACGTAGAGTTGGCCAAAGAGCTCTCTAGCCGAGGGCACAATGTTATTTTGGTAGATTACCAACCCACTAGCGAAAACATGGTCATCGATTTTGCAGAAAAAATAAAGAAACGACTCCCAGAACATATTTCGCTCCATTCTTTAAAACTACAAGAAACGGAAACTTCGTTTGCAGAGTGGTATGCGGTCGATAATAACTAG
- a CDS encoding DUF5694 domain-containing protein — protein sequence MRSVLIFFAFGLLFSCQQNHVKKETKKPFSDPEKTLKVLLIGTFHFENFNPKNNSDIVQKQVIDVLTDKSQAELDLISQKIADFKPDKIFVEYPFKNQSRLDSVFKAWPQNVDYKAQTRDEIYQIGFRVGKYLNHNRIYAIDVKTSFPYDSLKTQMKKAGQFDLIEKDEKDLESLEETAKKLFNSEKTLSEILFFYNEPEYRRNDIGWYVSLANQGGELNNFVGSHLASEWYKRNLQMYSLVQKRIKKEDSRIMILAGASHIAMFKSFIDYNPDWESIELKEIMSK from the coding sequence ATGAGGTCTGTTTTAATCTTTTTTGCTTTTGGACTACTTTTTTCGTGCCAGCAAAACCATGTAAAAAAGGAAACTAAAAAACCATTTAGTGACCCGGAAAAAACTTTAAAAGTGCTATTGATTGGGACTTTTCACTTCGAAAATTTCAATCCTAAAAATAATTCAGATATAGTACAAAAACAGGTAATAGATGTGTTAACTGATAAAAGCCAAGCAGAATTAGATTTGATTTCCCAAAAAATCGCAGATTTTAAACCCGATAAGATATTTGTTGAATACCCTTTTAAAAATCAATCCAGATTAGACAGCGTTTTCAAGGCATGGCCTCAAAATGTTGACTATAAAGCTCAAACTAGGGATGAGATTTACCAAATTGGTTTTCGAGTGGGAAAGTACTTAAATCACAATAGAATTTATGCAATTGATGTGAAAACAAGTTTTCCTTATGATAGTTTAAAAACCCAAATGAAAAAAGCTGGACAATTTGACTTAATTGAAAAAGATGAAAAGGACTTAGAAAGCTTGGAAGAAACCGCTAAGAAATTATTCAACTCCGAGAAAACTTTATCGGAGATTCTTTTCTTTTATAATGAACCAGAATACAGGAGGAATGATATTGGCTGGTATGTGTCATTAGCAAATCAAGGTGGAGAACTCAATAATTTTGTAGGATCACATTTAGCGTCGGAATGGTATAAAAGAAATCTTCAGATGTATTCGCTTGTTCAAAAAAGAATTAAAAAAGAAGATAGTCGTATTATGATTTTAGCTGGGGCTAGTCATATTGCAATGTTTAAAAGTTTTATTGATTATAATCCTGATTGGGAATCTATAGAGCTAAAAGAGATAATGTCCAAATAA
- a CDS encoding rhodanese-related sulfurtransferase — protein sequence MQLYNNLSAEERAALIEEAGKDRLTISFYQYAKIGNPQILRNHLFLAWNDMDVLGRIYVAHEGINAQLSVPADNFSTFKAHLDSITFLENVRLNIAIEHDNFAFLKLKVKVRDKIVADGLNDEAFDVTNKGVHVDAIKFNELIEDPNTVLVDMRNHYESEIGHFKNAVTPDVDTFRDSLPIIEEDLKDHKEDKNLVMYCTGGIRCEKASAYYKHKGFKNVFQLEGGIINYVRQVEANKLENKFIGKNFVFDERRSERISEDVIANCHQCGKPCDTHVNCANEACHLLFIQCEECAEKMNNCCSTDCMDIVALPYEEQKALRKGKGVSNLIFKKGRSEVLKFKK from the coding sequence ATGCAACTGTACAATAACTTAAGCGCAGAAGAAAGGGCAGCGCTTATTGAAGAAGCTGGTAAAGACCGTTTAACGATCTCTTTCTACCAATACGCTAAAATTGGAAACCCACAAATTTTAAGAAATCACTTATTTCTGGCCTGGAATGATATGGACGTTCTTGGAAGGATTTATGTAGCACACGAAGGCATTAATGCCCAGTTATCGGTGCCTGCCGATAATTTCTCTACATTTAAAGCACATTTAGACTCTATTACGTTTTTAGAGAATGTACGTTTAAACATTGCCATAGAACACGACAATTTTGCCTTTTTAAAATTGAAGGTAAAAGTGCGCGATAAAATCGTAGCAGATGGGCTTAACGATGAGGCTTTCGATGTTACCAATAAAGGGGTTCATGTAGATGCTATAAAGTTTAACGAACTTATTGAAGACCCTAACACGGTATTGGTAGATATGCGAAACCACTACGAGAGTGAAATAGGCCATTTTAAAAACGCCGTAACACCAGATGTAGATACATTTAGGGATTCTTTGCCAATTATAGAGGAAGACTTAAAGGACCACAAAGAAGATAAAAACTTGGTGATGTATTGCACCGGTGGTATTCGCTGTGAGAAAGCAAGCGCTTATTACAAGCACAAAGGATTTAAAAATGTTTTCCAGCTGGAAGGAGGTATTATTAATTACGTGCGGCAAGTAGAGGCCAATAAACTGGAGAACAAATTTATTGGAAAGAATTTTGTGTTCGATGAGCGTCGTTCAGAGAGAATTAGCGAAGACGTTATTGCTAATTGTCACCAATGTGGGAAGCCTTGCGATACCCACGTTAATTGTGCCAATGAGGCGTGTCATTTATTATTCATTCAGTGTGAGGAATGTGCAGAAAAAATGAATAACTGCTGTTCTACCGACTGTATGGATATTGTTGCTTTGCCATACGAAGAGCAAAAGGCGCTTAGAAAGGGTAAAGGAGTAAGTAATTTGATCTTTAAAAAAGGAAGGTCGGAAGTTTTAAAGTTTAAGAAATAG
- a CDS encoding stage 0 sporulation family protein: MGCSSCSTGKDGQPRGCKNNGTCGTDGCNKLTVFDWLSNMSLPNGHEPFDCVEVRFKNSRKEFFRNKENLTLSIGDVVATEASPGHDVGVVTLVGELVKVQMKKKKVDFKDENLPKIYRKASQKDIDIWQAARDREAEVQKKSRELAISLKLQMKISDVEFQGDGSKATFYYTAEERVDFRQLIKDMARAFSTRIEMRQIGYRQEAARLGGIGSCGRELCCSTWLTDFRSVNTASARYQQLSLNPQKLAGQCGKLKCCLNYELDAYLDALKDFPNQETRLKTQKGEAVCQKIDIFKQLMWYAYDGEWANWFVLKTDQVHDILDRNKKKQPVASLEEYALDLSQDTKTEFENVVGQDSLTRFDKPRNSRGRNKKKKKRTNNNKRKRTNKNA, translated from the coding sequence ATGGGATGTAGCAGTTGTTCAACCGGTAAGGATGGACAACCACGTGGGTGTAAGAATAACGGTACTTGCGGAACAGATGGTTGTAATAAACTTACCGTTTTTGATTGGCTTTCTAATATGTCGCTGCCCAATGGTCACGAACCTTTCGATTGTGTAGAAGTTAGATTCAAAAATAGTAGAAAAGAATTTTTTAGAAATAAAGAGAATTTAACGCTTTCTATTGGCGATGTAGTGGCCACAGAGGCTTCTCCAGGTCACGATGTTGGGGTGGTTACCCTCGTGGGGGAGTTGGTGAAAGTTCAAATGAAAAAGAAAAAAGTAGATTTTAAAGATGAAAATCTACCAAAAATATACCGAAAAGCTTCCCAGAAGGATATCGATATTTGGCAGGCAGCCAGGGATCGCGAAGCTGAAGTTCAAAAGAAATCGCGCGAACTAGCGATCAGTTTAAAACTGCAAATGAAAATCTCGGATGTTGAATTTCAGGGAGATGGATCTAAAGCCACATTTTACTACACGGCGGAAGAAAGAGTAGACTTTAGGCAGCTTATTAAAGACATGGCACGTGCTTTTAGCACGCGTATTGAGATGCGGCAAATTGGTTACCGCCAAGAGGCTGCCCGATTGGGTGGTATTGGTTCCTGCGGAAGGGAACTGTGCTGCTCTACGTGGCTTACCGATTTTAGATCGGTTAATACAGCTTCGGCGCGTTATCAGCAACTTTCTTTAAATCCGCAAAAACTGGCTGGGCAATGTGGAAAATTAAAATGTTGTTTAAACTACGAGTTGGATGCCTATCTCGATGCTTTAAAGGACTTTCCCAACCAAGAAACCCGTTTAAAGACCCAAAAGGGCGAAGCGGTATGTCAAAAAATAGATATTTTTAAACAATTAATGTGGTATGCTTACGATGGTGAATGGGCCAATTGGTTTGTTTTAAAGACCGATCAAGTACACGATATTTTAGACCGGAACAAAAAGAAACAACCTGTAGCTAGTTTAGAGGAATATGCTCTAGATTTAAGTCAAGATACTAAAACAGAGTTTGAGAACGTTGTAGGACAAGATAGTTTAACCCGTTTCGATAAGCCAAGAAATAGTAGGGGAAGAAACAAAAAGAAGAAAAAGCGTACTAATAACAACAAAAGAAAAAGAACAAATAAAAATGCTTAG
- a CDS encoding gliding motility lipoprotein GldH — protein sequence MLRTVVYLVLAASFLTACSNDTVYGKYQSVKGSWEKEEAVEFNFEAPDSLKTYNIFVNLRNDNNYPFSNLFLIVNLDFPEGKTVSDTLEYEMAKPNGEWLGKGFSSIKENKLLYKEGVVFPNLGVYHVSIEHAMRKNGTVNGVSSLEGITDVGISIEKSADQ from the coding sequence ATGCTTAGAACTGTTGTTTATTTGGTTCTGGCAGCCTCTTTTTTAACGGCTTGTTCCAACGACACTGTTTACGGGAAATACCAATCGGTTAAAGGGAGCTGGGAGAAAGAAGAGGCAGTGGAATTTAATTTCGAAGCGCCAGACTCACTTAAAACCTACAATATTTTCGTAAACCTTAGAAACGATAATAACTATCCCTTTAGTAATTTATTTTTAATTGTAAATTTAGATTTTCCGGAAGGAAAAACAGTTTCCGACACTTTGGAATACGAGATGGCCAAACCCAATGGGGAGTGGCTGGGAAAGGGATTTTCTTCCATAAAAGAGAATAAATTATTGTACAAAGAAGGCGTTGTTTTTCCAAATTTGGGTGTTTACCATGTGTCCATAGAACACGCCATGCGAAAAAATGGAACAGTCAATGGGGTGTCATCCTTAGAGGGCATTACAGACGTAGGTATAAGTATAGAAAAATCAGCGGATCAATAA
- a CDS encoding penicillin-binding protein 1A encodes MAKKASNKKATKKEQGFRKYIIWFWRLFAAGVLFVVLIFLLASWGVFGKLPSFEILENPQTNLASEVISADGKTLGKYYLNDNRTPVSFEELPKHLVSALIATEDERYYDHSGIDAWGTLRAAVFLGTRGGASTISQQLAKQLFTEQVSDNIFERIIQKIKEWIIAVQLERQYTKEEIIAMYFNIYDFGNNADGIRSAARIYFGKEPEELNVEESAMLVGMFKNSSLYNPRRNPKGVGNRRNVVLNQMYKNDFLEEKQRDSLIAIPLEIDYHPESHREGIATYFREYLRDWLKDWTADEENYRPDGEKYNIYLDGLKIFTTIDSRMQNYAEDAVKAHMKRLQTEFFVQNTDKRNPTAPFLDITPEEIQSTYERSMRQSERWRHMKYDLKKPDEEIIASFKKKIPMEVFTWDGEKDTVMSPLDSLKYYKYFLRTGMMSMEPQSGHVKAWVGGVNYKHFQYDQVKQGRRQAGSTFKPFVYATAIDQLHLSPCDEFPDIYTCIEANKYGNVEPWCPKNSNGEYSGDMYSLKYALANSVNTVTARLMDKVGPQPVVNLIKRMGVEATILPVPSIALGTPDISVYEMVGAFGTFANQGVYVKPVMITRIEDKNGTVLYESVPETRDVLSKEVAYTTVKLMEGVTQSGSGARLRGNWATNNTLYKEIITGYPYEFTNPIAGKTGTTQNQSDGWFMGMVPNLVTGVWVGGEDRATHFKTTAYGQGASMALPIWGLYMKKVYADEELEVSKAEFEAPEDLSIRVDCDAPPTEDQDSIKVDYNEGVEIDF; translated from the coding sequence ATGGCAAAAAAAGCATCAAATAAAAAAGCTACTAAAAAAGAGCAGGGTTTTAGAAAATATATCATTTGGTTTTGGAGACTTTTTGCGGCAGGAGTTCTTTTTGTCGTACTTATTTTTTTATTGGCCTCTTGGGGAGTTTTTGGAAAGTTACCTTCTTTTGAAATTTTAGAAAATCCACAAACCAATCTCGCTTCCGAAGTTATTTCTGCCGATGGGAAAACCTTGGGGAAATATTATTTAAACGATAACAGAACCCCCGTAAGCTTCGAAGAATTGCCAAAACATTTGGTAAGTGCTTTAATTGCTACGGAAGACGAACGTTATTACGATCATTCTGGGATTGATGCTTGGGGAACCCTGCGTGCGGCCGTATTTTTAGGGACCCGAGGCGGAGCTAGTACTATTTCCCAACAGTTGGCCAAACAATTGTTTACCGAGCAGGTATCCGACAATATTTTTGAACGTATCATTCAGAAGATAAAAGAATGGATTATTGCGGTTCAGCTGGAAAGGCAATACACTAAAGAAGAAATTATTGCTATGTACTTTAATATTTACGACTTTGGTAATAACGCTGATGGAATCCGTTCAGCGGCGCGAATTTATTTTGGGAAAGAACCAGAGGAATTAAATGTGGAGGAATCGGCCATGCTGGTGGGGATGTTTAAAAACTCCTCTCTGTACAATCCGCGAAGAAATCCGAAAGGGGTGGGCAACAGACGAAATGTAGTGCTGAACCAAATGTATAAAAATGATTTTTTAGAGGAAAAGCAACGGGATTCCCTAATTGCTATTCCACTGGAAATAGATTACCACCCCGAGTCCCACCGAGAGGGGATTGCTACTTATTTTAGGGAATATTTGAGGGATTGGTTGAAAGATTGGACTGCAGATGAAGAGAACTACCGCCCTGATGGCGAAAAGTACAATATTTACTTAGACGGACTCAAAATATTTACCACAATAGATTCCAGAATGCAAAACTATGCTGAAGATGCTGTAAAAGCACATATGAAGCGTTTGCAGACTGAGTTTTTTGTGCAAAATACCGATAAGCGTAATCCTACAGCCCCGTTTTTAGATATTACCCCAGAAGAAATACAGAGTACTTACGAACGATCCATGCGCCAATCAGAGCGTTGGAGACATATGAAATACGATCTTAAAAAACCTGATGAGGAGATTATTGCGTCGTTTAAAAAGAAAATCCCGATGGAAGTATTCACTTGGGATGGAGAAAAGGATACGGTAATGTCTCCGTTGGATTCCTTAAAGTATTATAAGTATTTCTTACGCACAGGAATGATGTCTATGGAGCCACAATCGGGTCATGTAAAAGCATGGGTTGGAGGTGTGAATTATAAACATTTTCAGTACGATCAAGTAAAACAAGGGCGCAGACAAGCAGGTTCTACTTTTAAACCTTTTGTGTATGCCACTGCCATCGATCAGTTGCATTTATCCCCTTGCGATGAGTTTCCAGACATTTATACGTGTATAGAAGCCAATAAATATGGAAATGTAGAGCCATGGTGCCCTAAAAATTCTAATGGAGAGTATTCGGGAGATATGTATTCATTGAAATATGCTTTGGCAAACTCGGTAAACACGGTTACCGCAAGGTTGATGGATAAAGTAGGGCCGCAGCCAGTGGTAAACTTAATAAAACGTATGGGGGTGGAGGCCACCATTTTACCAGTACCTTCCATTGCCCTCGGCACACCAGATATTTCGGTTTACGAAATGGTTGGCGCCTTCGGTACATTTGCCAACCAAGGGGTGTATGTAAAACCTGTTATGATTACCCGGATCGAAGATAAAAATGGAACGGTATTATACGAGTCTGTACCAGAAACGCGTGATGTATTGAGTAAAGAAGTTGCTTATACCACCGTAAAATTGATGGAAGGGGTTACCCAGTCTGGTTCTGGAGCACGTCTACGTGGCAATTGGGCCACAAATAATACGCTCTACAAGGAAATTATTACGGGTTATCCATACGAATTTACCAATCCTATTGCTGGAAAAACAGGGACTACCCAAAACCAAAGTGATGGTTGGTTTATGGGAATGGTACCTAACTTAGTTACTGGTGTTTGGGTAGGAGGGGAAGATCGTGCCACTCATTTTAAAACTACTGCTTATGGTCAAGGGGCGAGTATGGCCTTGCCTATTTGGGGACTTTATATGAAAAAAGTATATGCCGACGAAGAGCTTGAAGTTTCCAAAGCCGAATTTGAAGCACCAGAAGATTTAAGTATTCGTGTGGATTGCGATGCTCCACCGACAGAAGACCAAGATTCCATTAAAGTGGATTATAACGAAGGTGTAGAAATAGATTTTTAA
- a CDS encoding nicotinamidase has product MKALLIIDVQNDFCSGGVLATKGGEEVVPIINKIASRFELVVASKDWHPEETKHFKKWPKHCVQGTYGAEFHKDLDTSQIDEIALKGTGTLDDGYSAFDATNVNLASFLQERKIDSVYISGLATDYCVLNTALDAVRNNFHTFVVTDAVRAVNVKPDDSKMALQQMKDAGCVLISSEVILSE; this is encoded by the coding sequence TTGAAAGCATTACTTATCATAGATGTCCAAAACGACTTTTGTTCCGGAGGGGTTTTGGCTACCAAAGGAGGGGAAGAAGTGGTGCCCATAATTAATAAAATAGCCTCTAGGTTTGAACTTGTGGTAGCTTCCAAAGATTGGCATCCCGAAGAAACCAAACACTTTAAGAAATGGCCTAAACACTGTGTTCAGGGCACTTATGGGGCTGAGTTCCACAAAGATTTGGATACATCACAAATCGATGAAATAGCATTGAAGGGCACTGGAACTCTAGATGATGGTTATTCTGCTTTTGACGCCACCAATGTTAATTTGGCTTCTTTTCTCCAAGAACGTAAAATTGATTCAGTTTATATAAGCGGACTCGCCACCGATTACTGTGTTCTCAATACAGCCTTGGACGCTGTTAGAAACAACTTTCATACGTTTGTGGTTACTGATGCTGTGAGAGCGGTAAATGTTAAGCCAGACGATTCTAAAATGGCTTTACAACAGATGAAGGATGCGGGTTGCGTGCTTATTTCTTCCGAAGTGATTCTTTCTGAATAG
- a CDS encoding metal-dependent hydrolase family protein, translating into MKTFKVILVFLLFVNISLVSGQANQKPIKILINNVEIFNGKDNKLTKANILIEDNLIKTISSSPISTEKEESIQVINGNGKYLIPGLIDAHSHIMFESIPQSKALTSEYSYLALFAAKAAEKQLLRGFTTVRDLGGGAIVVQKSIDEGLAIGPRIFPSGAFISQSGGHGDFGLPTDVPRKIGELSYAERNGMAAIADGVDQVLMRSREQLRQGATQLKLMAGGGVASNYDPIDVMQYTEEEFKAAVSAAENWGTYVTVHAYTPQAIQAAINAGVKCIDHGQLADEATVKLMAEKGIWWSLQPFLDDEESIPFPEGSENRRKQLLVTNGTDNAYKLAKKYDIKTAWGTDCLFDPSLAVKQGKQLSKMTRWYTPFEVLKMATYNNAQLLYMSGKRNPYPLGKLGEIAEGAYADLIVVDGNPLENIKLIEDPETNFVLIIKDGKIYKNTLKQ; encoded by the coding sequence ATGAAAACATTTAAAGTTATTCTTGTCTTCCTACTCTTTGTCAATATTTCATTAGTATCTGGTCAGGCGAACCAAAAGCCGATAAAAATTTTAATAAACAACGTAGAAATTTTTAATGGCAAAGATAATAAGCTTACTAAAGCTAATATCCTTATTGAAGATAACTTAATAAAGACCATTTCTTCGAGCCCTATTTCAACTGAAAAAGAAGAAAGTATCCAAGTTATTAATGGTAATGGAAAATATCTCATCCCTGGTTTAATTGATGCGCATTCTCACATTATGTTTGAGAGTATTCCTCAAAGTAAGGCCTTGACTTCTGAATATTCGTATTTAGCATTGTTCGCAGCAAAAGCGGCAGAAAAGCAACTTTTAAGGGGTTTTACAACTGTGCGCGATTTAGGTGGCGGGGCCATTGTAGTTCAAAAATCCATAGATGAAGGTTTGGCCATAGGACCTAGGATTTTTCCCTCAGGAGCTTTTATCTCCCAATCTGGAGGTCATGGAGATTTTGGTTTGCCAACCGATGTGCCAAGAAAAATTGGGGAATTGTCTTATGCCGAGCGGAATGGAATGGCAGCCATAGCAGATGGTGTTGATCAAGTTCTTATGCGTTCTCGCGAACAATTAAGGCAAGGTGCCACACAATTAAAATTGATGGCTGGCGGCGGTGTGGCATCCAATTATGATCCTATAGACGTAATGCAATACACCGAAGAGGAATTTAAAGCTGCTGTTTCGGCGGCAGAAAATTGGGGAACATATGTAACGGTTCACGCCTATACACCACAGGCTATACAAGCTGCTATAAATGCTGGTGTGAAATGCATAGATCATGGCCAACTTGCCGATGAAGCTACTGTCAAATTAATGGCCGAAAAAGGTATTTGGTGGAGCCTACAACCTTTTCTTGATGATGAAGAGTCTATACCATTTCCAGAAGGCTCTGAAAATAGACGTAAGCAGCTCCTTGTTACTAATGGAACTGATAACGCATACAAACTGGCAAAAAAATATGATATTAAAACCGCTTGGGGTACTGACTGCCTGTTTGATCCATCATTGGCAGTTAAACAAGGTAAACAATTATCTAAAATGACCCGATGGTACACACCATTTGAAGTACTTAAAATGGCGACTTATAATAACGCTCAACTTTTATATATGAGTGGTAAAAGAAACCCTTACCCTCTAGGAAAGCTCGGAGAAATAGCAGAAGGCGCCTATGCAGATTTAATTGTGGTAGATGGAAATCCTTTAGAAAACATAAAACTAATTGAAGATCCCGAAACTAATTTTGTACTTATTATTAAAGACGGTAAGATTTATAAAAACACTTTGAAGCAATAA
- a CDS encoding CoA transferase subunit A, with product MIKKKVASVDEALQGVTDNMTFLLGGFGLCGIPENAINKLVELNIKNLTCISNNAGVDDFGLGLLLKKHQIKKMVSSYVGENDEFERQMLSGELEVELIPQGTLAERCRAAQAGIPAFYTPAGYGTEVGEGKESRVFHGKPHILEQAFEADFAFVKAWKGDDAGNLIFKGTARNFNPVMCGAAKITVAEVEELLPAGSLDPNEIHIPGIFVQRIFKGAKYEKRIEQRTVRKRD from the coding sequence ATGATTAAAAAGAAAGTGGCATCGGTAGATGAAGCGCTCCAAGGCGTAACCGATAATATGACGTTTTTGCTCGGTGGTTTCGGTCTTTGCGGAATCCCGGAGAACGCCATTAATAAATTGGTGGAACTCAACATAAAAAACCTAACGTGTATTTCTAACAACGCCGGAGTCGACGATTTTGGTCTAGGCCTTTTGCTTAAAAAACATCAAATAAAAAAAATGGTTTCTTCCTATGTAGGGGAAAACGATGAGTTTGAACGCCAAATGCTCAGTGGGGAACTGGAGGTAGAGTTAATTCCACAGGGAACATTGGCAGAACGCTGTAGGGCGGCACAAGCTGGTATCCCGGCCTTTTATACTCCTGCTGGGTATGGAACTGAAGTGGGAGAAGGGAAAGAAAGTCGTGTATTTCATGGTAAACCCCATATTTTGGAACAAGCGTTTGAGGCCGATTTTGCTTTTGTAAAGGCATGGAAGGGAGACGATGCCGGAAATCTTATTTTTAAAGGGACCGCTCGTAATTTCAATCCGGTAATGTGTGGAGCCGCTAAAATTACCGTTGCTGAGGTAGAAGAGTTACTGCCTGCGGGAAGTTTGGATCCCAACGAAATCCATATTCCGGGAATTTTTGTGCAACGTATTTTTAAAGGTGCCAAATATGAAAAACGTATCGAACAGCGAACGGTTAGAAAAAGGGACTGA
- a CDS encoding CoA transferase subunit B: MSLNKEQIAQRIAKEVKDGFYVNLGIGIPTLVANYVRDDISVEFQSENGVLGMGPFPFEGAEDADIINAGKQTITTLKGASFFDSALSFSMIRGQHVDLTILGAMEVADNGDIANWKIPGKMVKGMGGAMDLVASAENIIVAMMHTNRAGESKLLEECTLPLTGVKCVKKIVTNLAVLEVTENGFLLLERAPGVTVEEIKTATSGRLIVKENTPEMAL; this comes from the coding sequence ATGAGTTTAAATAAAGAACAAATTGCACAGCGTATCGCAAAGGAGGTAAAAGACGGATTTTACGTGAACCTCGGTATTGGCATCCCTACCCTGGTAGCCAATTATGTACGAGACGATATTTCAGTAGAGTTTCAAAGTGAGAACGGTGTTTTGGGTATGGGGCCTTTTCCTTTTGAAGGGGCGGAGGATGCCGATATTATCAATGCTGGAAAACAAACCATTACAACTCTCAAAGGAGCCTCTTTTTTCGACTCTGCTTTGAGTTTTAGTATGATTCGCGGTCAGCATGTAGATCTAACTATTCTTGGAGCTATGGAAGTTGCCGACAATGGCGATATTGCTAATTGGAAAATTCCTGGAAAAATGGTAAAAGGCATGGGTGGAGCTATGGATTTGGTGGCTTCCGCAGAAAATATTATTGTAGCAATGATGCATACCAATAGGGCAGGGGAGTCTAAACTTCTGGAAGAATGCACGCTACCGCTTACTGGGGTAAAGTGTGTAAAAAAAATCGTTACCAATTTGGCAGTTTTGGAGGTCACAGAAAACGGGTTCTTATTACTGGAAAGAGCACCAGGAGTAACCGTTGAAGAAATAAAAACAGCTACAAGCGGACGCCTCATCGTTAAGGAAAACACTCCTGAAATGGCTCTGTAA
- a CDS encoding class I SAM-dependent methyltransferase, whose product MLKKNELPKRKKKPWPTKEAMDQVYKKKLWGGDSFEYYSGVGSHHPSLVIPYVQTVRSFLKSFNEPLVVCDLGCGDFNVGKELVSFTKKYWAIDIVPDLMEFNKNKFKAKNLEFLCLDIASHDWPSADVVLLRQVLQHLSNSEVECITDKLKNYCYVIVTEHLPEGNYIPNKDIISGQGIRLKKNSGINLSMPPFYMKPKEEIQLLSLESPDFRGIIVTSLYKMK is encoded by the coding sequence ATTTTGAAAAAGAACGAACTTCCGAAACGAAAAAAGAAACCATGGCCAACCAAGGAGGCTATGGATCAAGTATACAAAAAAAAGCTGTGGGGTGGAGATTCATTTGAATATTATTCTGGGGTTGGCTCCCACCACCCTAGCTTGGTAATCCCTTATGTACAAACCGTTCGTTCATTTTTAAAGTCTTTTAACGAGCCTTTAGTGGTTTGCGATCTAGGTTGTGGAGATTTCAACGTGGGAAAGGAATTGGTTTCCTTTACAAAAAAATATTGGGCTATCGATATTGTACCAGATTTAATGGAATTCAATAAAAATAAGTTTAAGGCAAAGAATCTGGAGTTTCTCTGTTTGGATATTGCGTCTCACGATTGGCCATCGGCGGATGTGGTTTTATTAAGACAAGTATTGCAGCATTTATCCAATTCAGAAGTAGAATGTATTACAGATAAATTAAAGAACTATTGTTATGTAATAGTAACCGAGCACCTTCCGGAAGGGAATTATATACCGAATAAAGATATAATTTCTGGGCAAGGTATAAGGCTGAAGAAGAACAGTGGAATAAACCTATCAATGCCACCATTTTATATGAAGCCAAAAGAAGAAATACAGTTGTTGTCTTTAGAATCACCAGATTTTCGCGGTATTATTGTGACTAGTCTCTACAAAATGAAGTAA
- a CDS encoding DUF4212 domain-containing protein, whose protein sequence is MTTKNQSQYWKANIRYLCILLSIWFLVSFGCGILWVDQLNQIKVGGFKLGFWFAQQGAIYVFVLIILVYVLLMNRLDKKFNHNE, encoded by the coding sequence ATGACAACCAAAAATCAATCTCAATATTGGAAAGCCAATATTCGGTATCTATGCATTTTACTTTCCATTTGGTTCCTAGTTTCTTTTGGCTGCGGTATTTTGTGGGTAGATCAACTGAACCAAATTAAGGTAGGCGGCTTCAAACTGGGGTTTTGGTTTGCCCAACAAGGCGCCATCTATGTTTTTGTGCTCATTATTCTGGTGTACGTTCTCTTGATGAATAGATTGGATAAGAAATTTAATCACAACGAATAA